A single region of the Lycium barbarum isolate Lr01 chromosome 2, ASM1917538v2, whole genome shotgun sequence genome encodes:
- the LOC132628017 gene encoding uncharacterized protein At1g01500-like, with the protein MENSRDFLSNGKPADPGLQIIRHPSYQSCGKLSLSWFDIRVFYIRISNFMVDDSTPESLTLNHIPLSPDTLLEVNGKRCSMYSEGASCLLRRDRVDKKAEEATFVSTDSIRLTGNVNFEVLHKDDLVLSGVLEMSDINGFSGESKNCLRRWSMNCESVMTAGTGFLKTESLLPTVEVYVAGCFCGTPIILTKTLQLNYRKKHHRKGMLDSIPEHETAEQHKEVSSGHDLQVTEYRNYKPESEEDYNNMYWRGTELMDGEDGEMSWFNAGVRVGVGIGLGICVGVGVGVGLLVRTTRNLRRRLV; encoded by the exons ATGGAGAATTCTCGTGATTTTCTAAGCAATGGAAAACCAGCTGATCCTGGTCTCCAAATTATAAGGCACCCTTCTTACCAATCTTGTGGGAAATTATCGTTATCTTGGTTTGATATTAGAGTTTTCTACATCAGAATCAGCAATTTTATGGTCGATGATTCGACCCCAGAAAGTCTTACTCTTAACCATATCCCTCTAAGCCCCGATACGCTGCTTGAAGTAAACGGTAAAAGATGTTCCATGTATTCGGAAGGAGCCTCTTGCCTTCTTCGAAGAGACCGTGTTGATAAGAAAGCAGAAGAAGCTACATTTGTGAGCACCGATAGCATAAGATTGACAGGGAATGTGAACTTTGAGGTTTTGCATAAAGACGATCTTGTCCTGTCTGGGGTTTTAGAGATGTCCGACATCAACGGTTTTTCCGGGGAGTCTAAGAACTGTCTTAGGAGATGGAGCATGAATTGTGAATCAGTTATGACAGCTGGCACAGGCTTTCTAAAAACTGAATCATTGTTGCCGACAGTTGAAGTCTATGTTGCCGGTTGCTTCTGTGGGACACCGATCATCTTAACTAAGACTTTGCAGCTAAATTACAGGAAGAAGCATCATCGAAAGGGTATGTTAGACTCCATTCCGGAGCATGAAACAGCTGAACAGCATAAAGAAGTCTCGTCTGGACATGATCTGCAG GTAACAGAATACCGAAATTACAAACCAGAAAGTGAAGAAGACTACAACAACATGTACTGGAGAGGAACAGAACTTATGGATGGTGAAGACGGGGAAATGTCCTGGTTCAACGCTGGGGTCAGAGTTGGTGTGGGGATTGGCCTTGGCATTTGTGTAGGAGTTGGAGTAGGAGTTGGTTTATTAGTCCGCACAACTCGAAACTTAAGAAGGCGTCTTGTGTAA
- the LOC132629139 gene encoding uncharacterized protein LOC132629139 codes for MTLLPDDDSPSISVIITDDQNQENNPQRFRGMMNLLGSVDGLFYFDAAVYSCSRDSWRIFRPKDLYLLKIKDVVEHIYGNAYLNGAYYWLLTGNDNCSILSFDFGSEVFEEIGGPDDHSVHNYVLGLMLLDDSIAILNMFKSFVFDIWIMIQPRIWNNLVTFQCFTEIKSCFDSSLILVTRVFRLVSYNVRTKKTRHLGFRHSGLKRFTVLGGCGVYCYKESLVTMKRGEVGH; via the coding sequence ATGACCTTATTACCTGATGATGATTCCCCTTCCATTTCCGTGATTATTACAGATgatcaaaatcaagaaaataatcCTCAGAGGTTTAGAGGTATGATGAACCTCTTAGGTTCTGTGGATGGCTTGTTTTATTTTGATGCAGCCGTCTATTCCTGTTCCAGGGACTCATGGAGAATTTTCAGGCCTAAAGATCTCTACTTATTAAAAATTAAAGATGTTGTGGAACACATATATGGTAATGCTTATTTGAATGGAGCTTATTACTGGCTGCTAACAGGGAACGATAACTGCAGCATTCTTTCATTTGACTTTGGGAGTGAGGTGTTTGAAGAGATTGGAGGGCCAGATGATCACTCTGTTCATAATTATGTGTTAGGTCTGATGTTGCTTGATGATTCCATAGCCATCTTGAACATGTTTAAAAGTTTTGTATTCGATATATGGATAATGATCCAACCAAGGATTTGGAACAACCTGGTTACCTTTCAATGCTTCACAGAGATTAAGTCTTGCTTTGATAGCTCTCTCATTTTGGTAACTAGAGTTTTTCGACTGGTTTCCTATAATGTTCGGACAAAGAAGACGAGGCATCTTGGATTTCGCCATTCGGGCCTGAAGAGATTCACAGTACTTGGTGGCTGTGGGGTGTATTGTTATAAGGAGAGCTTAGTAACAATGAAACGTGGAGAGGTCGGCCATTAA